One window from the genome of Oceaniferula flava encodes:
- a CDS encoding GspE/PulE family protein translates to MDNSQLIDIFVNRGLIDQYLASDIIQEVENSGKELSEIMADYEVISQKDDIWPIIANELGAHMVDLENYEPPPEVLSLLPAGMARLHGALPVNIDSDGLTVCLVDPLNPQVLEDLRFALGKEIILAIAPDYVVEKKLDEAYGGKSNAMDDVLGQLEITSNNDKETIDVEAEANSAPIIRYVDLVLYQAINEGASDIHFEPFESDFKIRYRVDGTLYEMAPPPIHLALPILSRIKVMSNMNIAERRVPQDGRIVKHIGEKQVDMRVSTLPTQHGESIVLRVLDRSNINLNLEMLGMPPAVFDYINDTVRKPNGIFICTGPTGAGKTTTLYAALKEINTIDSKLLTAEDPVEYDVDGIIQVPVNESIGMDFARILRAFLRQDPDRILVGEIRDVDTAQIAIQASLTGHLVLSTLHTNDAPGAVTRLIDMGTEPFLVAASLEGVLAQRLLRTICKNCRASYEPNEALLTQLGVTSHELGDKEFYTGRGCDVCDQSGYKGRQGLFELLDITDPLRELVTERAPTVVLKQKAIELGMQTLREDGLRNIYEGNTTIEEVLKYT, encoded by the coding sequence ATGGACAATTCACAACTCATCGATATTTTTGTCAACCGAGGTTTGATCGATCAATACCTTGCTTCGGACATCATACAAGAAGTCGAGAACAGCGGCAAAGAGCTTTCCGAAATCATGGCCGATTATGAGGTCATTTCTCAGAAAGACGACATCTGGCCCATCATCGCCAATGAGCTCGGTGCTCACATGGTCGATCTCGAAAATTACGAACCACCACCGGAGGTGCTCAGCCTGCTACCAGCAGGGATGGCACGCCTCCACGGCGCCCTGCCGGTGAACATCGATAGCGATGGACTTACCGTCTGTTTGGTCGATCCACTCAATCCTCAGGTTCTCGAAGACCTGCGCTTCGCGCTTGGGAAAGAAATCATCCTCGCCATTGCGCCTGACTACGTCGTCGAGAAGAAGCTCGATGAAGCCTACGGCGGCAAGAGCAATGCCATGGATGATGTCCTCGGCCAACTTGAGATCACTAGCAACAACGATAAAGAAACTATCGACGTTGAGGCTGAAGCGAACTCCGCTCCGATCATTCGCTACGTTGACTTGGTTCTCTATCAGGCGATCAACGAAGGGGCTTCCGATATCCACTTCGAGCCGTTTGAGTCCGATTTCAAAATCCGCTACCGTGTGGACGGAACGCTTTATGAAATGGCGCCTCCACCGATTCACCTGGCCTTGCCGATTCTTTCTCGGATCAAGGTGATGTCGAACATGAACATCGCTGAACGCCGTGTGCCTCAGGATGGACGTATTGTGAAACACATCGGTGAGAAGCAGGTGGACATGCGTGTTTCCACACTGCCTACTCAGCATGGCGAAAGTATCGTTCTGCGTGTTCTCGACCGTAGTAATATCAACTTGAATCTCGAGATGTTAGGAATGCCACCAGCGGTGTTCGATTACATCAACGATACCGTGCGCAAACCGAACGGCATCTTCATCTGCACCGGTCCTACCGGTGCCGGTAAGACCACCACGCTCTACGCCGCACTGAAGGAGATCAACACTATCGACTCCAAGCTGCTAACAGCCGAGGATCCGGTGGAATACGATGTCGACGGTATCATCCAGGTGCCGGTTAACGAGTCCATCGGTATGGACTTCGCCCGCATCCTTCGCGCGTTCCTGCGTCAGGATCCCGATCGGATTCTGGTGGGTGAGATTCGTGATGTGGATACAGCTCAAATCGCGATTCAGGCATCGCTCACTGGTCACTTGGTGCTGTCCACACTGCACACCAATGATGCTCCCGGCGCGGTGACTCGTCTGATCGATATGGGAACCGAGCCATTCCTGGTCGCGGCCTCCCTCGAGGGTGTTCTTGCCCAGCGTCTGCTGCGGACGATTTGTAAAAACTGTCGTGCTTCCTACGAGCCTAACGAAGCCCTGCTCACGCAGCTGGGTGTGACCTCGCACGAACTCGGAGACAAGGAGTTCTACACAGGTCGCGGTTGTGACGTTTGTGATCAATCCGGTTACAAAGGTCGTCAAGGTCTCTTCGAGCTCTTGGATATCACGGATCCACTTCGTGAACTCGTGACCGAGCGTGCACCGACTGTGGTGCTGAAGCAGAAAGCCATTGAACTGGGTATGCAAACTCTCCGTGAGGATGGATTGCGTAACATTTACGAAGGCAACACCACCATTGAGGAGGTTCTTAAATACACCTAA
- a CDS encoding GspE/PulE family protein, whose translation MYSNEDYLLELLTEAGLISQEEIDSIRGQLQGRESVVERLISDNRLSEEQVAQVCAQSSSMDYVDLAHLPIAPDVFDLVSDEVAKRFRAVPVADDGTYLTVAVADPLDFEVLDSLPHMLSREIHTVCATPSAINHIIQQNYGGAVAEETADDSFTVVGADGDEDAAADDAPIIKMVSSILLDSFKMKASDIHIEPMETCLRIRYRIDGKLVEIDNHPKKLHPAIIARIKVMSGSMSIAEKRLPQDGRIQIRVAGKEVDLRVSSVPSNHGESIVMRILDKTSLMLGLPELGFLSDDQETIEKMIRLPDGIVLVTGPTGSGKTTTLYGCLNTINTPDRKIITVEDPVEYELAGINQVMVNTDIGMTFAAALRAMMRQAPNVIMLGEIRDAETAGIAIQAALTGHLVFSTLHTNDAPGAVARLADIGVKRFLVASSVRAILAQRLVRKLCPSCKAPALLTDREMRTLNLDAKQAAESDIMGPQGCDNCRQSGYKGRAGIFEIFKVDDEVRHLINEELTSPQLRRRARELGMRTLREDGIRKVLAGMTSASEVMRVTMADSD comes from the coding sequence GTGTATTCAAACGAAGACTACCTTCTCGAACTACTTACCGAGGCCGGCCTGATTAGTCAGGAAGAGATCGATTCCATCCGTGGCCAGCTGCAAGGCAGGGAAAGTGTTGTGGAACGGCTGATATCAGATAACCGACTTTCTGAAGAGCAAGTCGCCCAAGTATGTGCCCAGAGCTCCAGTATGGACTATGTGGACTTAGCCCACTTACCCATCGCGCCCGATGTGTTCGACCTCGTTTCCGATGAGGTTGCCAAGCGTTTTCGCGCGGTGCCTGTGGCTGACGATGGGACTTACCTGACTGTGGCCGTGGCCGATCCCCTCGATTTTGAGGTGCTCGATAGCTTACCACACATGCTCAGCCGGGAAATCCACACCGTCTGTGCCACCCCATCTGCCATCAACCACATCATCCAACAGAACTACGGAGGTGCAGTGGCTGAGGAAACTGCCGATGACAGCTTCACCGTGGTGGGCGCTGATGGCGATGAAGATGCCGCAGCGGACGATGCTCCAATCATTAAAATGGTCTCCTCGATCTTGCTGGACTCCTTCAAAATGAAGGCCAGTGATATTCACATCGAGCCGATGGAAACCTGCCTGCGTATCCGTTACCGGATCGATGGGAAGCTGGTGGAAATCGACAACCATCCCAAGAAACTGCACCCCGCAATCATTGCCCGGATTAAGGTGATGAGCGGTAGCATGAGTATTGCGGAAAAACGTCTCCCTCAGGATGGTCGGATCCAGATCCGCGTCGCTGGCAAGGAGGTGGATCTCCGGGTATCCTCAGTGCCGAGTAACCACGGCGAAAGTATCGTCATGCGTATTCTGGATAAGACCTCCCTGATGTTAGGTCTCCCAGAACTTGGATTCCTTTCCGATGACCAGGAGACGATTGAAAAAATGATTCGTCTCCCCGATGGCATCGTGCTGGTTACCGGACCTACAGGTTCGGGTAAAACCACCACCCTGTATGGCTGTCTGAATACCATCAACACCCCCGACCGTAAGATCATCACCGTGGAAGATCCGGTGGAATACGAACTGGCCGGGATTAACCAGGTGATGGTGAATACCGATATTGGTATGACCTTCGCAGCGGCACTGCGTGCGATGATGCGTCAGGCACCTAACGTAATTATGTTAGGTGAGATTCGTGATGCTGAAACCGCAGGTATCGCCATTCAGGCCGCTCTAACCGGTCACTTGGTGTTCTCCACCCTGCACACCAATGATGCCCCGGGCGCCGTCGCCCGTCTTGCTGACATCGGCGTCAAACGCTTCTTGGTAGCCTCCTCCGTTCGCGCCATCCTGGCTCAGCGACTGGTGCGTAAACTTTGCCCGAGCTGTAAGGCTCCCGCCTTGCTGACCGATCGCGAAATGCGCACCTTGAACCTCGATGCCAAACAAGCCGCTGAAAGCGATATCATGGGCCCACAAGGCTGTGATAACTGCCGTCAGTCTGGTTATAAAGGCCGGGCCGGTATCTTTGAAATCTTCAAGGTGGACGATGAAGTTCGCCACCTGATTAACGAAGAACTTACCTCACCGCAGCTGCGCCGTAGAGCGCGAGAGCTCGGTATGCGCACTCTCCGCGAGGACGGTATCCGTAAGGTGCTCGCCGGTATGACCTCCGCTTCCGAAGTGATGCGGGTCACCATGGCGGACAGCGATTAA
- a CDS encoding cation:proton antiporter, with product MTPLTYFTIVLGLGIFAQWLAWKCKLPSILVLLAFGFGMGHFTGVTIDNYIAGSDVLLSAVGICVAVILFEGGLTLKFSDLKLSGTPVLRLCTLGVIASFLLTYAAGRYLLDFDWRVASLLGAILVVTGPTVIAPLLRHIKPSRKIGNVVKWEGIIIDPIGAILAVLVYQAAIAGTVDAAKEEILHALGMTLLVGVVMAVILAKIIEMLLKYHLIPDYLHSVFLLAVTAAAFAASNSIQAESGLLTSTVLGIALANQKSVSVKHILEFKENLRVLIISVLFIILSGRIGLGQLQEALYPGLVLLALLVVVIRPASVFFANLFCKNINFKEQIFLSAMAPRGIVAAAVTAIFALEFDHAVAAGSLSQEIGKVTHLMVPIVFIVIIGTVAIYGLCAAPIARKLGLATKNPRGILFAGACSWSRLAAKALHDDGFDVMLLDTNYDNIARAKLEGLRAHRANILSEYVEEEMDLTGLGQLIATTPNDEVNSLASQNFLHAFGSENVWQVAPADDGAHHQTAVAGHIRGRICFPNRPQYRRLESFASQGAVIKKTTITDQFTMDDFKELYGEDHILLFRVTEDRGLDIAHDEMRAPAAETTLYAMVRGQDA from the coding sequence ATGACTCCCCTCACTTACTTCACCATCGTCCTCGGCCTGGGTATCTTTGCGCAATGGCTTGCTTGGAAATGCAAGCTACCATCCATCCTCGTGCTGCTGGCCTTCGGCTTTGGCATGGGTCATTTCACCGGCGTGACCATCGATAACTATATCGCTGGCAGTGATGTATTGCTCTCCGCCGTGGGGATCTGTGTGGCGGTTATTTTGTTCGAAGGTGGACTCACGCTCAAGTTTTCCGACCTCAAATTAAGCGGAACTCCGGTGCTCCGATTATGCACATTAGGCGTGATTGCCAGCTTCTTACTGACCTATGCGGCGGGACGGTATTTGTTGGATTTCGACTGGCGCGTCGCCTCATTGTTAGGTGCGATTCTCGTCGTTACCGGCCCCACGGTGATCGCTCCCCTGCTCCGCCACATCAAACCCTCGCGAAAAATTGGCAATGTAGTGAAGTGGGAAGGCATCATCATTGACCCCATCGGAGCCATCCTTGCCGTCCTGGTCTATCAGGCAGCAATCGCAGGCACGGTGGATGCGGCCAAGGAAGAGATTCTCCACGCGCTCGGCATGACTCTACTGGTCGGCGTCGTGATGGCTGTGATTCTGGCCAAGATCATTGAGATGCTGCTGAAATACCACCTGATCCCTGACTACCTGCACTCGGTGTTTCTACTGGCTGTCACGGCGGCTGCCTTTGCTGCCTCGAACTCCATTCAGGCGGAATCCGGACTACTCACCAGCACGGTGTTAGGCATCGCGCTAGCCAACCAGAAATCCGTCTCGGTGAAGCACATCCTCGAGTTCAAGGAGAACCTGCGGGTGCTCATCATCTCGGTGTTGTTCATCATTCTCTCGGGCCGGATTGGTCTCGGCCAGCTGCAGGAGGCGCTTTATCCAGGACTTGTTTTACTCGCTCTACTGGTGGTGGTGATCCGACCCGCCTCCGTTTTCTTTGCCAACCTCTTTTGCAAAAACATCAACTTCAAGGAGCAGATTTTCCTCTCCGCGATGGCACCTCGGGGGATTGTGGCTGCGGCTGTTACTGCCATTTTCGCACTTGAGTTCGACCACGCGGTCGCGGCCGGAAGCCTGAGTCAGGAGATTGGCAAGGTCACTCACTTGATGGTGCCCATCGTTTTCATTGTCATTATCGGAACCGTCGCCATCTACGGACTCTGCGCCGCACCGATTGCGCGCAAGCTGGGCCTCGCCACCAAAAATCCGCGCGGCATTCTCTTCGCTGGCGCCTGCAGCTGGTCGCGCTTAGCGGCCAAGGCACTGCACGACGACGGCTTCGACGTCATGCTTCTGGACACGAACTACGATAATATTGCTCGGGCGAAACTCGAGGGACTGCGCGCACATCGGGCGAACATCCTCTCGGAGTATGTCGAAGAGGAAATGGACCTCACTGGGTTAGGCCAACTCATTGCCACCACGCCTAACGATGAGGTCAACTCGCTGGCGAGTCAGAATTTCCTACACGCATTCGGCAGTGAAAATGTCTGGCAAGTTGCCCCTGCCGATGATGGCGCCCACCACCAAACTGCGGTAGCCGGCCACATTCGCGGGCGAATCTGTTTCCCTAACCGCCCCCAGTATCGTCGACTCGAAAGCTTTGCATCCCAAGGGGCGGTGATCAAAAAAACCACCATCACCGATCAGTTCACCATGGACGATTTCAAAGAGCTTTACGGCGAGGATCACATCCTCCTGTTCCGAGTGACCGAAGACCGAGGGCTCGATATTGCGCATGATGAAATGCGTGCCCCAGCAGCGGAAACCACCCTCTACGCCATGGTCCGCGGCCAGGACGCCTGA
- a CDS encoding class I SAM-dependent methyltransferase, whose translation MYDQLEASLHDAFWESEGDGAELTLLESFLIDHPGTALELGCGSGRLLLPLIEKGYFIEGLDNSEDMLQLCREQSGDADPVLHHSGIEDFQTGATYASIAIPAFTLQLLPYEQLPAIFENIKRHLHPGGGLYITLFIPWAEITGELEEGAEFLDHETYFPNGNTARCHTTFEIKRISQQLIREHRYEICSEDGKVLETSNSTHHLTWLWPREVAKLLTDAGFSLQKMIGDFDAETPCDEDAQIVTLIAQWHGDEAEADTTQS comes from the coding sequence ATGTATGACCAATTAGAAGCCAGCTTACACGATGCATTCTGGGAGTCGGAAGGCGACGGCGCGGAGCTCACATTGTTAGAATCCTTCCTCATCGATCACCCCGGCACCGCACTGGAGCTCGGTTGCGGGTCGGGTCGATTGCTACTGCCACTGATCGAAAAAGGATACTTCATCGAGGGACTGGATAACTCGGAGGACATGCTGCAGCTCTGCCGCGAGCAGAGTGGCGATGCCGATCCGGTGCTACACCACAGTGGTATCGAAGATTTTCAAACTGGTGCCACCTACGCATCGATCGCCATTCCGGCGTTCACCCTGCAGCTTTTGCCCTACGAGCAGCTCCCTGCGATTTTTGAAAACATCAAGCGTCACCTCCACCCCGGCGGAGGTCTGTACATCACCCTTTTCATCCCATGGGCCGAGATCACAGGTGAGCTTGAGGAGGGCGCGGAGTTCCTCGATCACGAGACTTACTTTCCTAACGGCAATACCGCGCGCTGCCACACCACCTTCGAAATCAAACGCATTTCCCAACAACTGATTCGGGAGCATCGTTACGAAATCTGCTCAGAGGACGGCAAGGTGTTAGAAACCAGCAACAGCACCCACCACCTCACCTGGCTCTGGCCGAGAGAGGTGGCCAAGCTGCTCACCGACGCCGGTTTTTCGCTACAGAAAATGATTGGCGACTTCGATGCCGAGACCCCTTGCGACGAAGATGCGCAAATTGTCACCCTAATCGCCCAATGGCACGGTGACGAGGCTGAGGCCGACACAACACAGAGCTAG
- a CDS encoding SulP family inorganic anion transporter: MFELFSKKNGNLKDDVLSGVTVALLLVPEAIAFSFIAGVNPMVGLWSAVFVGFITAAFGGRPGMICGATGAIAIVAAQAFTLGKKAGLDAIKQGTDMAGLTPDDLGLQYLVAALLFAGAFQITIGLFKLGRFIRLIPHPVMMGFVNGLAIVIALGQLLFFKSEVSFDDSGNMVSTWLSPESIGIMVALIALTMSIIVLLPRVTKAVPPTLVAIIAVFGVTMFLDGSRDIKDILVMLTGKAEIDSSLPGFTNLSAVPWGEQSFYIAIIPISLTIALVGLIESLLTLQLIDEITETRGQGNRECVAQGAANIMSGMFGGMGGCATIGQSLINMKNGGRGRTSGMVGAITLLLLIMFGADIIMSIPVAALVGVMFMIVISTFEWSTFKTIGKVANSELLVILAVTLVTVFLHNLALAVLVGVILSALVFAWESSKHVTVTLLTDEPEERVYGVSGMIYFGSVHEFSEKFQAKSDVKNIVIDFEEARICDLSGLEAVNALGNRYENAGKHLRVRHLSADCRRMLKKAGTLVNIEVLPDDPNYSVARLRSDDSKIIGS; encoded by the coding sequence ATGTTTGAACTCTTTTCCAAAAAAAATGGCAACCTTAAGGATGATGTCCTTTCGGGTGTAACCGTCGCCCTCCTGCTTGTTCCCGAGGCCATCGCCTTCTCCTTCATCGCCGGAGTGAACCCGATGGTGGGACTTTGGTCCGCTGTTTTTGTCGGATTCATCACCGCTGCCTTTGGCGGCCGACCCGGTATGATCTGCGGGGCCACCGGCGCCATTGCCATCGTCGCCGCCCAGGCATTCACCCTCGGGAAAAAAGCCGGTCTGGATGCCATCAAGCAAGGCACCGACATGGCCGGACTGACGCCAGACGACCTCGGCCTGCAATATCTTGTCGCCGCCCTACTCTTCGCCGGGGCCTTTCAAATCACCATCGGTCTGTTCAAGCTGGGACGTTTCATCCGCCTGATCCCGCATCCGGTGATGATGGGATTTGTCAACGGCCTCGCCATCGTGATCGCACTCGGGCAGTTGCTGTTTTTTAAATCCGAGGTGTCTTTTGACGATTCCGGCAACATGGTGTCCACCTGGCTCTCGCCTGAGTCCATTGGCATCATGGTCGCTCTGATCGCCCTGACCATGAGCATCATCGTCCTGCTGCCTCGGGTTACCAAGGCGGTGCCGCCCACCCTGGTCGCCATCATTGCGGTGTTTGGGGTCACCATGTTCCTCGATGGCTCGCGCGACATCAAAGACATCCTCGTGATGCTCACCGGCAAGGCCGAGATCGATAGTTCGCTGCCCGGTTTCACCAACCTCTCCGCAGTGCCATGGGGCGAGCAAAGCTTTTACATCGCGATCATCCCGATCTCACTGACCATCGCACTGGTCGGCCTGATCGAATCCCTGCTCACCCTGCAGCTGATCGATGAAATCACCGAGACCCGCGGTCAGGGGAACCGCGAATGTGTCGCCCAGGGCGCGGCCAACATCATGTCCGGCATGTTCGGCGGCATGGGCGGCTGTGCCACCATCGGCCAGTCCCTGATCAACATGAAAAACGGCGGCCGCGGCCGAACCTCCGGCATGGTCGGGGCCATCACCCTGCTGCTGCTGATCATGTTTGGCGCCGATATCATCATGAGCATCCCGGTCGCCGCCTTGGTGGGGGTCATGTTCATGATCGTCATCAGCACCTTCGAGTGGTCCACCTTCAAAACCATCGGCAAGGTCGCCAATTCCGAGCTGCTCGTCATCCTCGCGGTGACCCTGGTGACCGTTTTCCTTCACAACCTCGCCTTGGCGGTGCTGGTCGGCGTTATCCTCTCCGCCCTCGTTTTTGCCTGGGAAAGTTCAAAACACGTCACCGTCACCCTGCTCACCGATGAGCCGGAGGAGCGGGTCTACGGCGTTTCCGGCATGATCTACTTCGGTTCGGTCCACGAGTTCTCCGAGAAGTTCCAGGCCAAGTCCGACGTGAAAAACATCGTCATCGACTTCGAAGAAGCCCGCATCTGCGATCTCTCCGGACTGGAAGCGGTCAACGCCCTGGGCAACCGCTACGAGAACGCCGGCAAGCACCTCCGTGTCCGCCACCTCTCCGCAGACTGCCGCCGCATGCTGAAAAAAGCCGGCACCTTGGTGAACATCGAGGTTCTTCCGGACGACCCCAACTACAGCGTCGCCCGCCTGCGCAGCGATGATAGCAAGATCATTGGCTCGTAG
- a CDS encoding 3-keto-disaccharide hydrolase: MKTCLTFLAAVTLASPLFAAPAAETATGWTTLFNGKTLKGWNRINGTANYVVKDGTIVGTTSKGSPNSFLCTDKKYSDFELEYEIKIHDKRLNSGVQFRSKHFGGRVEGRVNGPQCEAENTEIKGGGESGYIFAEATKYYWLVPNDKRTPHKHFKDGEWNHFRIKAVGPRIQTWVNGELVCDLTNEEFYKEYPKGYIALQVHSVGNNGPFSVSWKNIRIREMGKSN; the protein is encoded by the coding sequence ATGAAGACCTGCCTTACTTTCCTCGCCGCTGTCACCCTTGCCTCACCTCTTTTCGCTGCCCCCGCTGCAGAAACCGCCACAGGCTGGACCACTCTGTTCAATGGCAAAACGCTGAAGGGCTGGAACCGCATCAATGGCACCGCCAACTACGTGGTCAAGGACGGCACCATCGTCGGCACCACCTCCAAAGGCAGCCCGAACTCCTTCCTCTGCACCGATAAGAAATACAGCGACTTCGAGCTGGAATACGAAATCAAGATCCACGACAAGCGCCTCAACTCCGGCGTGCAATTCCGCTCGAAACACTTCGGCGGTCGAGTCGAAGGCCGGGTTAACGGCCCTCAGTGCGAAGCTGAGAATACCGAAATCAAAGGCGGCGGCGAGTCCGGCTACATCTTTGCCGAGGCGACCAAATACTACTGGCTGGTGCCCAACGACAAGCGCACCCCGCACAAGCACTTCAAAGACGGCGAGTGGAACCACTTCCGCATCAAAGCCGTCGGCCCACGCATCCAGACCTGGGTCAATGGCGAGCTGGTTTGTGATCTCACCAACGAGGAGTTCTACAAGGAATACCCGAAGGGCTACATCGCCCTGCAGGTCCACAGCGTCGGCAACAACGGACCGTTTTCCGTTTCCTGGAAAAACATCCGCATCCGCGAAATGGGCAAGAGCAACTAA